In a single window of the Streptomyces sp. NBC_00094 genome:
- a CDS encoding FtsX-like permease family protein, which produces MTGFVFLRVRAHRLLLSAALLAVLLTTTVLATLAAFSASVGDAALQAGLQGRSAPAAALIVTGQVPPGQRADAEEALREGARKTFAGLPVTVRRLERSGPYALPRSLQPPAARSGDPDLTHFAALDRSRLSLVRGAWPSAARPGGVVEAALPEEAARRLRIAPGTVLTLDDRIGDGQVKTRITGVYRPVDTGDPYWQLDPAGGRGVRSVAFTTYGPLLVDPALSASGALSSGETSWLGTADFSGLTTDRMDALRAAAIEGPKALSAESDRFGTTVFASTALPTVLEQTQRALVVSRSTVLIVAVQLVLLAAYALLLVTRLLSTERSGETALLRARGGSRRRITGLAAAEALLLALPAAIAAPLLTGPLTRLFAERSALSELGVRLDTTPSLQVWLVAVTVALCCAAAVVAPALAAGDGSVVSLRKARAGSLPAPVRAGADIGLLAVAAVAFWQLQRPAAAGATLGTGESGGSSVDPVLVAAPALALLAGTVLTLRLLPPAAKLAERRAASGRGLSAALAGWQFSRRPLRGAGPVLLLVLAVAMGMLAIAQSNSWERSQRDQADFRVGAAVRVLGAGPGEPTQTEQLAHVPGVTAAAPVHRGTVDVAGKNATVLAVDARTAVGALLLRPDLAGAPASSVLTPLAAETGTRAGIPLPAGTRTLAVELRGVAPAGTPEARVTAVLEDPNGIPYWQALGMLPHDGRTHRLTLDLGALTSGLGTGTGAGSDAGSGGRLTLTGLEVSGRIEDGLDQQQSLHVERLTTVGPDGTPRTHASGQVLAGWASASQQTVGGDLQPSLPLKGGPGSATGSGSGSATGSGSATPTGRPAPYSVSYRLIGKTPGDPYWGTEEYTLRLSSPAPKVPKRLSAVATEAYMAASGAKLGDQVEVALGGARIRVTVGRVVEELPTTGAGAASVSASSPLTVPADGGAILVDLASVNRYLRADRTATVPATEWWLSVAPGRADDVAAALRARPNADPKQVLVRDETAADLLGDPLGAGPNAALMAVAAAAAALAAVGFAVGSAGSMRERSDEFGVLRALGTPQRRLARLIAAEQGVLIAVGLLVGVGLGAVLARAVVPLVVLTGQAARPVPPVLVELPLGQVALLLAGVAALPLTIIAVIALRRTDPAVTLRHQGEH; this is translated from the coding sequence GTGACGGGGTTCGTATTCCTGCGTGTCAGGGCTCACCGGCTACTGCTGTCCGCGGCGCTGCTCGCCGTCCTGCTGACCACCACCGTGCTGGCCACGCTCGCCGCGTTCTCCGCCTCCGTGGGGGACGCGGCGCTCCAGGCCGGTCTCCAGGGCCGTTCCGCACCCGCCGCCGCGCTGATCGTGACCGGCCAGGTGCCCCCCGGGCAGCGGGCAGACGCCGAGGAGGCCCTGCGCGAAGGAGCCCGGAAGACCTTCGCGGGACTGCCGGTGACCGTACGGCGCCTCGAACGCTCCGGCCCGTACGCGCTGCCCCGCAGCCTCCAGCCGCCCGCCGCCCGCTCCGGCGACCCCGACCTCACCCACTTCGCCGCGCTCGACCGCTCGCGCCTCTCGCTCGTCCGGGGCGCCTGGCCCTCGGCCGCCCGCCCCGGCGGCGTGGTGGAGGCGGCGCTCCCCGAGGAGGCGGCCCGCCGGCTGCGGATCGCGCCCGGAACCGTACTCACCCTCGACGACCGAATAGGCGACGGTCAGGTGAAGACCCGGATCACCGGCGTCTACCGGCCCGTCGACACCGGTGACCCGTACTGGCAGCTCGACCCGGCCGGCGGCCGCGGTGTCCGGTCGGTCGCGTTCACGACGTACGGGCCGCTCCTCGTCGACCCGGCCCTGTCCGCCTCCGGCGCGCTGAGCTCCGGCGAGACGTCCTGGCTCGGCACCGCCGACTTCAGCGGCCTCACCACCGACCGGATGGACGCCCTGCGCGCCGCGGCGATCGAGGGCCCGAAGGCGCTGTCGGCGGAGAGCGACCGGTTCGGGACGACGGTCTTCGCGTCCACCGCGCTCCCGACCGTCCTGGAGCAGACCCAGCGGGCGCTGGTCGTCTCGCGCTCGACCGTGCTGATCGTGGCCGTGCAGCTGGTGCTCCTCGCCGCGTACGCGCTGCTGCTCGTCACCCGGCTGCTCAGCACCGAGCGCTCCGGGGAGACGGCGCTGCTGCGGGCCCGCGGCGGTTCACGGCGCCGGATCACCGGGCTCGCCGCCGCCGAGGCGCTGTTGCTCGCGCTCCCCGCGGCGATCGCCGCCCCGCTCCTGACCGGTCCGCTGACCCGGCTCTTCGCCGAGCGGTCCGCGCTCTCCGAGCTGGGGGTACGGCTCGACACGACGCCCTCCCTCCAGGTGTGGCTGGTCGCCGTCACGGTGGCGCTGTGCTGCGCGGCGGCCGTCGTGGCGCCCGCGCTGGCCGCCGGGGACGGTTCCGTCGTCTCGCTGCGCAAGGCCCGTGCGGGGTCGCTGCCCGCGCCCGTGCGCGCCGGGGCGGACATCGGCCTCCTCGCCGTGGCCGCCGTCGCGTTCTGGCAGCTCCAGCGGCCCGCCGCCGCCGGCGCGACCCTCGGCACGGGCGAGTCCGGTGGGAGTTCCGTGGACCCGGTGCTCGTCGCCGCGCCCGCCCTCGCCCTGCTCGCCGGGACCGTCCTGACGCTGCGTCTGCTGCCCCCCGCCGCCAAGCTGGCCGAGCGGCGGGCGGCGAGCGGGCGCGGTCTCTCCGCCGCCCTGGCCGGCTGGCAGTTCAGCCGCCGGCCGCTGCGCGGCGCGGGTCCCGTCCTCCTCCTCGTCCTCGCCGTGGCGATGGGCATGCTCGCCATCGCGCAGAGCAACTCGTGGGAACGGTCGCAGCGGGACCAGGCGGACTTCCGGGTCGGCGCGGCCGTCCGCGTCCTCGGCGCAGGCCCCGGCGAGCCGACGCAGACCGAACAGCTGGCCCACGTGCCGGGCGTCACGGCCGCGGCCCCGGTGCACCGCGGCACGGTGGACGTCGCGGGGAAGAACGCGACCGTCCTGGCCGTGGACGCCCGCACGGCCGTGGGCGCGCTGCTGCTGCGCCCCGACCTCGCCGGCGCCCCCGCCTCCTCCGTCCTCACCCCGCTCGCCGCCGAGACCGGGACCCGCGCCGGGATCCCGCTGCCCGCCGGCACCCGGACGCTCGCCGTCGAACTGCGCGGCGTCGCGCCGGCCGGCACCCCCGAGGCCCGGGTCACGGCCGTCCTCGAGGACCCGAACGGCATCCCGTACTGGCAGGCCCTGGGGATGCTGCCGCACGACGGCCGGACCCATCGGCTGACCCTCGACCTCGGCGCCCTGACGTCCGGTCTCGGCACGGGCACCGGCGCGGGGAGTGACGCCGGCTCCGGCGGCCGGCTCACGCTCACCGGTCTGGAGGTCAGCGGCCGCATCGAGGACGGCCTCGACCAGCAGCAGAGCCTGCACGTCGAACGCCTCACCACCGTCGGGCCGGACGGCACCCCGCGGACGCACGCCTCGGGGCAGGTCCTCGCCGGCTGGGCCTCCGCCTCCCAGCAGACCGTGGGCGGCGACCTGCAGCCCTCCCTCCCGCTGAAGGGCGGACCCGGCTCGGCAACCGGCTCCGGCTCGGGCTCCGCGACGGGCTCCGGCTCCGCGACGCCCACCGGGCGCCCGGCGCCGTACTCCGTCTCGTACAGACTCATCGGCAAGACCCCCGGGGACCCCTACTGGGGCACCGAGGAGTACACCCTGCGGCTGTCCTCGCCCGCGCCGAAGGTGCCGAAGCGGCTGTCGGCCGTGGCCACCGAGGCCTACATGGCGGCGAGCGGCGCCAAGCTCGGCGACCAGGTCGAGGTCGCCCTCGGCGGTGCGCGGATCCGCGTCACCGTCGGCCGGGTGGTCGAGGAGCTGCCGACCACGGGTGCGGGCGCCGCGAGCGTCTCCGCCTCCTCGCCCCTCACCGTCCCGGCGGACGGCGGCGCGATCCTCGTCGACCTGGCCTCGGTCAACCGGTACCTGCGGGCCGACAGGACCGCGACCGTCCCCGCCACCGAGTGGTGGCTGTCCGTCGCGCCCGGCCGGGCGGACGACGTCGCCGCGGCCCTGCGCGCCCGCCCGAACGCGGACCCGAAGCAGGTCCTCGTACGCGACGAGACCGCCGCCGACCTGCTCGGCGATCCGCTCGGCGCGGGCCCCAACGCCGCCCTCATGGCGGTGGCCGCGGCCGCGGCGGCACTCGCCGCGGTCGGCTTCGCGGTCGGTTCGGCCGGTTCGATGCGGGAACGGTCCGACGAGTTCGGGGTGTTGCGTGCGCTCGGCACCCCGCAACGCCGCCTCGCCCGGCTGATCGCCGCCGAACAGGGCGTCCTCATCGCCGTCGGCCTGCTCGTCGGCGTCGGCCTCGGCGCGGTCCTGGCCAGGGCCGTCGTCCCGCTCGTCGTCCTCACCGGCCAGGCCGCCCGGCCCGTCCCCCCGGTCCTGGTGGAGCTGCCCCTCGGCCAGGTGGCACTGCTGCTCGCCGGGGTCGCGGCGCTGCCGCTGACGATCATCGCGGTGATCGCACTGCGCCGCACCGACCCGGCCGTGACCCTGCGCCACCAAGGGGAGCACTGA
- a CDS encoding FtsX-like permease family protein, whose protein sequence is MSAARRESPDMPRPRSDEPAQQDTPVQPDTPARSGRPARAVAPWVRTRLRTAPGAACFLALLVLVTAYLAAALPRSVAAYETEGLRHEIETAAPRNTVLDLTVEPPGLDLDQDRREAGLAPAVLLRKRDALRARLPEPLRDDPRQTVYGVRTVKRVTGLDPWLPKPDGIPTEFVLSSPSDLTAHATLRQGRPAAGDKSRPEAVVTTATAKALGIKPGAVVHVPRRSGEEPIAVTVTGIVEPLGTESAYWAVEPLLHTPALAAIVSSELKYYWQGALLLSPASAPVLISTTGDPELYWRFMPTAGHLTGQDLARLDTALDAADGGPDLVKMRQVMGPTGTFVTELDAIVDSFRSMREAINPVVAVAVFGIGAVAAVVLAMTGGLFASRRDGELALLRSRGASLTGIGLRLLGETSAVAVPAAALGLAAAVATVRGPAGATTGTATGTGSATAAGSGVLSGFAGGIPLAPSVLAAVVVAALAMLVLPLRAVVLHRRPRLHGGRDDLLTARPSRRRTVTELTLLVLAVGAVASLRLRGTGDSGDHLVSAAPVLVGVIAALVLVRIYPLPLRWLARPARRLRGVVGPLALARAGRSSSTGALPLLALVLALTTAAFGGSVLAGVADARDRAALLATGADARIDGSVEWTPLPDGLTESVRGTAGVRDLAPVQVEYGVALPSHEGTSALPMSAPLVGVEPDSYTRLAKRTGFGPFPAALLASTGTGGKDAVADTDRVLPAIASPSVAERLGREPLEIVAAAGVFRVKVVAVRSTTPALTGADFLLVNAADLVHARPTALLVTGPSVDGAALRAVVTAKSDDFTVTLRAEQRSTYVNSPLQSGAERIYAGAIGAGAGFAVVAVLLSLMQSAPERTTLLARLRTMGLTRKQGRRLLGLEALPQAFLAALGGMLVGWATVPLLAPGIDLFRLALATSPGLAPLDSAPLRADPWSLVLPALAVVLLTGAAAAGQAWWAGRRGSIKELRAGDAR, encoded by the coding sequence ATGTCCGCCGCACGCAGGGAGAGCCCCGACATGCCCCGGCCCCGGTCCGACGAGCCCGCCCAGCAGGACACGCCCGTCCAGCCGGACACGCCCGCCCGGTCCGGCAGGCCCGCCCGCGCCGTGGCCCCCTGGGTGCGGACCCGGCTGCGGACCGCACCCGGGGCGGCCTGCTTCCTCGCGCTGCTCGTCCTGGTCACCGCGTACCTCGCCGCCGCGCTGCCGCGGTCCGTCGCCGCGTACGAGACGGAGGGCCTGCGGCACGAGATCGAGACCGCCGCGCCCCGCAACACCGTCCTGGACCTGACCGTCGAGCCGCCCGGCCTGGACCTGGACCAGGACAGGCGTGAGGCCGGGCTCGCGCCCGCCGTCCTCCTGAGGAAGCGGGACGCGCTGCGCGCGCGGCTCCCCGAGCCGCTGCGGGACGACCCCCGCCAGACCGTCTACGGCGTCCGTACGGTCAAGCGGGTCACAGGCCTCGACCCGTGGCTGCCCAAGCCCGACGGCATCCCCACCGAGTTCGTGCTCTCCTCGCCGTCCGACCTGACCGCCCACGCGACCCTGCGGCAGGGCAGGCCCGCCGCCGGCGACAAGAGCCGGCCGGAGGCGGTCGTCACCACGGCGACCGCCAAGGCCCTGGGCATCAAGCCCGGCGCGGTCGTGCACGTGCCCCGCCGGTCCGGCGAGGAACCGATCGCCGTGACGGTCACCGGCATCGTCGAACCGCTCGGCACCGAGTCCGCGTACTGGGCGGTGGAGCCACTGCTGCACACCCCGGCGCTCGCCGCGATCGTCAGCTCCGAGCTCAAGTACTACTGGCAGGGGGCCCTACTCCTCTCCCCCGCCTCGGCGCCCGTGCTGATCTCCACCACCGGCGACCCGGAGCTCTACTGGCGGTTCATGCCCACGGCCGGCCATCTCACCGGACAGGACCTCGCCCGGCTCGACACCGCCCTCGACGCGGCGGACGGCGGGCCCGACCTGGTCAAGATGCGCCAGGTCATGGGGCCCACCGGCACCTTCGTCACCGAACTCGACGCGATCGTCGACTCGTTCCGTTCGATGCGCGAGGCGATCAACCCGGTCGTGGCCGTCGCCGTCTTCGGGATCGGTGCGGTCGCCGCCGTCGTCCTCGCGATGACGGGTGGCCTCTTCGCCTCCCGGCGGGACGGCGAGCTGGCGCTGCTCCGCTCGCGCGGCGCCTCGCTGACCGGCATCGGTCTGCGGCTGCTGGGCGAGACCTCGGCGGTGGCCGTGCCGGCCGCCGCGCTCGGCCTCGCCGCCGCCGTGGCGACGGTACGAGGACCGGCCGGTGCCACGACCGGCACGGCAACGGGAACGGGAAGCGCTACGGCGGCCGGGTCCGGGGTCCTGTCCGGATTCGCCGGCGGCATCCCCCTCGCGCCCTCCGTCCTCGCCGCCGTCGTCGTCGCGGCCCTCGCGATGCTGGTCCTGCCGCTGCGGGCGGTCGTCCTGCACCGTCGCCCGCGTCTGCACGGCGGACGCGACGACCTGCTCACCGCCCGCCCCTCCCGGCGCCGTACGGTCACCGAACTCACCCTGCTCGTCCTCGCCGTGGGCGCCGTCGCCTCGCTGCGGCTGCGCGGCACCGGCGACTCCGGCGACCATCTGGTGAGCGCCGCCCCGGTGCTCGTCGGCGTGATCGCCGCACTCGTCCTCGTACGGATCTATCCGCTGCCGCTGCGGTGGCTGGCCCGTCCGGCCCGCCGGCTGCGCGGGGTCGTCGGCCCGCTGGCCCTGGCCAGGGCCGGGCGCTCGTCCTCGACGGGCGCGCTGCCGCTGCTCGCGTTGGTCCTCGCACTGACCACGGCCGCGTTCGGCGGTTCGGTCCTCGCCGGCGTCGCCGACGCCCGCGACCGGGCCGCGCTCCTGGCGACCGGCGCGGACGCCCGGATCGACGGCTCGGTCGAGTGGACCCCGCTGCCGGACGGACTCACCGAGTCCGTGCGCGGTACCGCGGGGGTACGGGACCTGGCCCCCGTACAGGTCGAGTACGGGGTGGCCCTGCCGTCCCACGAGGGGACCTCCGCCCTGCCGATGAGCGCGCCGCTCGTGGGCGTCGAACCGGACTCGTACACGCGGCTCGCGAAGCGGACCGGCTTCGGCCCGTTCCCGGCCGCGCTGCTCGCGTCGACCGGGACGGGCGGCAAGGACGCCGTGGCCGACACCGACCGGGTGCTGCCCGCGATCGCCTCGCCCTCCGTCGCCGAACGGCTGGGCCGTGAGCCGCTGGAGATCGTGGCGGCGGCCGGGGTGTTCCGGGTGAAGGTGGTCGCCGTCCGGTCGACCACCCCGGCCCTGACGGGCGCCGACTTCCTGCTCGTCAACGCCGCCGACCTGGTCCACGCGCGGCCCACCGCGCTGCTCGTCACCGGGCCGTCGGTGGACGGGGCGGCCCTGCGCGCCGTCGTGACGGCGAAGTCCGACGACTTCACCGTGACGCTCCGCGCCGAACAGCGGTCCACCTATGTGAACTCGCCGCTCCAGTCGGGCGCCGAGCGGATCTACGCGGGAGCGATCGGCGCGGGCGCCGGCTTCGCGGTCGTGGCCGTGCTGCTCTCCCTGATGCAGAGCGCGCCGGAGCGGACCACGCTCCTCGCGCGGCTGCGGACGATGGGACTGACCCGGAAGCAGGGACGGCGGCTGCTCGGCCTCGAGGCGCTGCCGCAGGCGTTCCTCGCTGCGCTCGGCGGGATGCTGGTCGGCTGGGCGACGGTGCCGCTGCTCGCCCCGGGCATCGACCTGTTCCGGCTGGCGCTCGCGACGTCACCGGGTCTGGCGCCGCTGGACAGCGCCCCGCTGCGGGCGGACCCGTGGTCGCTGGTGCTGCCCGCGCTGGCCGTGGTCCTCCTGACGGGGGCGGCGGCGGCCGGGCAGGCCTGGTGGGCGGGGCGCAGGGGCTCGATCAAGGAACTGAGGGCAGGAGACGCACGATGA
- a CDS encoding ABC transporter ATP-binding protein — translation MTKTGTTLDDTAPGTTLAELEQRAAARRDRPSYGHDALIACDRLVRIFTTDGVEVQALQGLDLLVKEGELMALVGASGSGKSTLMNILAGLDVPTAGAARVAGSDLLAMDGKARLRYRREVVGFVWQQTARNLLPYLTAAQNVALPMQLRGRTKRKAERAEELLSMLGIADARDRRPHQLSGGQQQRVAIAVALANNPAVLLADEPTGELDSATGEQVFAAFRRANEELGTTIVIVTHDQAVASEVRRTVAIRDGRTSSEVLRRTEVDDQGQESLVAREYAMLDRAGRLQLPSEYTQALGMEHRVALELEQDHIGVWPDEAQDRSS, via the coding sequence ATGACGAAGACCGGCACGACCCTCGACGACACCGCTCCGGGCACCACGCTGGCGGAGCTGGAGCAGCGGGCGGCGGCGCGGCGCGACCGGCCCTCGTACGGGCACGACGCGCTCATCGCCTGCGACCGCCTGGTCCGGATCTTCACCACGGACGGGGTGGAGGTGCAGGCGCTCCAGGGCCTCGATCTCCTGGTGAAGGAGGGTGAGTTGATGGCGCTGGTCGGGGCCTCGGGTTCCGGAAAGTCGACGCTGATGAACATCCTGGCGGGCCTGGACGTGCCGACGGCCGGCGCGGCCCGGGTGGCCGGGTCCGACCTGCTCGCGATGGACGGCAAGGCGCGGCTGCGCTATCGCCGCGAGGTCGTCGGCTTCGTCTGGCAGCAGACCGCCCGCAACCTCCTCCCGTACCTGACGGCAGCCCAGAACGTGGCGCTGCCCATGCAGTTGCGGGGCCGTACGAAGCGGAAGGCCGAGCGGGCCGAGGAGCTCCTCTCGATGCTGGGCATCGCGGACGCCCGCGACCGGCGGCCGCACCAGCTCTCCGGCGGCCAGCAGCAGCGGGTGGCGATCGCGGTCGCCCTCGCCAACAACCCGGCGGTGCTGCTCGCCGACGAGCCGACCGGCGAACTGGACTCGGCCACCGGTGAGCAGGTCTTCGCGGCCTTCCGGCGCGCCAACGAGGAGCTGGGCACGACGATCGTGATCGTCACCCACGACCAGGCGGTCGCCTCCGAGGTGCGGCGCACGGTCGCCATCCGCGACGGCCGCACCTCCTCGGAGGTGCTGCGCCGCACGGAGGTCGACGACCAGGGTCAGGAGTCGCTGGTGGCACGGGAGTACGCGATGCTCGACCGCGCCGGCCGGCTTCAGCTCCCGTCCGAGTACACGCAGGCGCTCGGGATGGAGCACCGGGTGGCTCTGGAGCTGGAGCAGGACCACATCGGGGTCTGGCCGGACGAGGCGCAGGACCGCAGCTCTTAG
- a CDS encoding GNAT family N-acetyltransferase — protein MRPDTDIQVDGPLTGDELNTLFHAAWPGHQDADFGPVLARSLLRATARRAGRLVGYVNVVGDGGVHAFLLDTTVHPDERRTGLGVALVRAAADAARERGAHWLHVDYEPHLADFHERCGFRPTAAGLMALNDEPADTA, from the coding sequence ATGAGGCCGGACACGGACATCCAGGTCGACGGGCCCCTCACCGGGGACGAGCTCAACACGCTCTTCCACGCCGCCTGGCCCGGGCACCAGGACGCCGACTTCGGTCCCGTCCTCGCCCGGAGCCTGCTCCGGGCCACGGCCCGTCGCGCCGGACGGCTCGTCGGATACGTGAACGTCGTCGGGGACGGCGGCGTGCACGCCTTCCTCCTCGACACGACCGTCCACCCCGACGAGCGCCGCACCGGTCTCGGAGTCGCCCTCGTCCGCGCCGCCGCCGACGCGGCCCGGGAGCGCGGCGCCCACTGGCTGCACGTGGACTACGAGCCGCACCTCGCCGACTTCCACGAGCGGTGCGGCTTCCGGCCCACGGCCGCCGGACTCATGGCGCTGAACGACGAGCCGGCGGACACCGCCTAA
- a CDS encoding thioesterase family protein — protein sequence MSRHIYSCPLRWSDMDAFGHVNNVVFLRYLEEARIDFMFRLAPGDGSPSFSGGSVVARHEIDYKRPLVHRHEPVTIESWVTKIGAASLTIAYEVKDADVVYVRASTVVVPFDLEAQRPRRITAEERSFLEEYVDDGMNSAA from the coding sequence GTGTCCAGGCACATATACAGCTGTCCCCTGCGTTGGTCGGACATGGACGCCTTCGGGCACGTCAACAACGTCGTCTTCCTGCGGTACCTGGAAGAGGCGCGGATCGACTTCATGTTCCGGCTCGCGCCGGGGGACGGTTCCCCGTCGTTCTCCGGCGGGTCCGTCGTGGCCCGGCACGAGATCGACTACAAGCGGCCGCTGGTCCACCGGCACGAGCCGGTGACCATCGAGTCGTGGGTCACGAAGATCGGCGCGGCGTCGCTGACGATCGCGTACGAGGTCAAGGACGCGGACGTCGTGTACGTCCGGGCGTCCACGGTCGTCGTGCCCTTCGACCTGGAGGCCCAGCGCCCGCGGCGGATCACCGCCGAGGAGCGGAGCTTCCTGGAGGAGTACGTGGACGACGGGATGAACTCCGCCGCATGA
- the ettA gene encoding energy-dependent translational throttle protein EttA encodes MAEYIYTMRKTRKAHGDKVILDDVTLSFLPGAKIGVVGPNGAGKSTVLKIMAGLEQPSNGDAFLSPGFSVGILMQEPKLDEAKTVLENVQDGAAEIMGKLKRFNEVAELMATDYSDALMDEMGKLQEDLDHANAWDLDAQLEQAMDALGCPPGDWPVTNLSGGEKRRVALCKLLIEAPDLLLLDEPTNHLDAESVNWLEQHLSKYAGAVVAVTHDRYFLNNVAEWILELDRGRAIPYEGNYSTYLEKKATRLKVEGRKDEKRAKRLKEELEWVRSNAKGRQTKSKARLARYEEMAAEADKMRKLDFEEIQIPPGPRLGSIVVEVNNLSKAFGDKVLVDDLSFTLPRNGIVGIIGPNGAGKTTLFKMIQGLEAPDSGTVKIGETVKISYVDQTRSNIDPKKTLWAVVSDELDYINVGHVEMPSRAYVSAFGFKGPDQQKPAGVLSGGERNRLNLALTLKEGGNLLLLDEPTNDLDVETLSSLENALLEFPGAAVVISHDRWFLDRVATHILAYEGESKWYWFEGNFESYEKNKVERLGPDAARPHRATYKKLTRG; translated from the coding sequence TTGGCTGAGTACATCTACACGATGCGCAAGACGCGCAAGGCGCACGGCGACAAGGTCATCCTCGATGACGTGACGCTGAGCTTCCTGCCGGGTGCGAAGATCGGTGTGGTCGGCCCGAACGGTGCCGGTAAGTCCACCGTTCTGAAGATCATGGCGGGCCTGGAGCAGCCGTCCAACGGTGACGCGTTCCTGTCCCCGGGCTTCAGCGTCGGCATCCTCATGCAGGAGCCGAAGCTGGACGAGGCCAAGACGGTCCTGGAGAACGTCCAGGACGGCGCCGCCGAGATCATGGGGAAGCTCAAGCGCTTCAACGAGGTCGCCGAGCTCATGGCGACCGACTACTCGGACGCGCTGATGGACGAGATGGGCAAGCTCCAGGAGGACCTGGACCACGCCAACGCCTGGGACCTCGACGCGCAGCTTGAGCAGGCCATGGACGCGCTGGGCTGCCCGCCCGGCGACTGGCCGGTCACCAACCTCTCCGGTGGCGAGAAGCGCCGCGTGGCGCTCTGCAAGCTGCTGATCGAGGCCCCGGACCTGCTCCTCCTCGACGAGCCCACCAACCACCTCGACGCCGAGTCGGTGAACTGGCTGGAGCAGCACCTCTCGAAGTACGCGGGCGCCGTCGTCGCCGTCACGCACGACCGGTACTTCCTGAACAACGTCGCCGAGTGGATCCTCGAGCTCGACCGCGGCCGCGCGATCCCCTACGAGGGCAACTACTCCACGTACCTGGAGAAGAAGGCCACGCGTCTCAAGGTCGAGGGCCGCAAGGACGAGAAGCGCGCCAAGCGCCTCAAGGAAGAGCTGGAGTGGGTCCGCTCCAACGCCAAGGGCCGGCAGACCAAGTCCAAGGCGCGCCTCGCCCGCTACGAGGAGATGGCGGCCGAGGCCGACAAGATGCGGAAGCTGGACTTCGAGGAGATCCAGATCCCGCCGGGCCCGCGTCTGGGCTCCATCGTCGTCGAGGTCAACAACCTCTCCAAGGCGTTCGGCGACAAGGTCCTCGTCGACGACCTGTCCTTCACGCTGCCCCGTAACGGCATCGTCGGCATCATCGGCCCGAACGGCGCCGGCAAGACCACGCTGTTCAAGATGATCCAGGGCCTTGAGGCCCCGGACTCGGGCACGGTCAAGATCGGCGAGACCGTCAAGATCAGCTACGTCGACCAGACCCGTTCCAACATCGACCCCAAGAAGACCCTCTGGGCCGTCGTGTCGGACGAGCTGGACTACATCAACGTCGGCCACGTCGAGATGCCGTCGCGCGCGTACGTCAGCGCCTTCGGCTTCAAGGGCCCGGACCAGCAGAAGCCCGCCGGTGTCCTCTCCGGTGGTGAGCGCAACCGCCTGAACCTGGCGCTCACGCTCAAGGAGGGCGGCAACCTGCTGCTCCTCGACGAGCCCACCAACGACCTCGACGTCGAGACCCTCTCCTCGCTCGAGAACGCGCTGCTCGAGTTCCCCGGTGCGGCCGTGGTCATCTCCCACGACCGTTGGTTCCTGGACCGGGTGGCGACGCACATCCTCGCGTACGAGGGTGAGTCGAAGTGGTACTGGTTCGAGGGCAACTTCGAGTCGTACGAGAAGAACAAGGTCGAGCGTCTCGGACCGGACGCGGCCCGTCCGCACCGTGCCACGTACAAGAAGCTGACCCGAGGCTGA